One Hevea brasiliensis isolate MT/VB/25A 57/8 chromosome 5, ASM3005281v1, whole genome shotgun sequence genomic region harbors:
- the LOC110656064 gene encoding uncharacterized protein LOC110656064 isoform X12, whose protein sequence is MDQQATHGVGGAAYSLLRHQTISTALSLPHHAIFLGDCADPRSDGLDDETSSSLDSNSNGNNFYYSKPIMVLDLIWNLAFVAVSVAVLFSASRERPSTPLRVWVSGYSLQCLLHVGFVYFPYQKRMRTDHDNGDGGSVSNEGLPYLQTHSRISPHSILFPDQDAHQLSQCVFGYICFVHDHTSGKDKLQPKSIKCVFLGYSRLQKGTTLAPDDSCPPSSSPIPVSPSTDDATPPIAIRKGWCNAMVEEMTALYNNDTWDLVPQPKGKSTVGYQWVYTVKVGFDC, encoded by the exons ATGGACCAGCAAGCTACCCATGGTGTTGGTGGAGCTGCTTATTCTCTACTCCGCCACCAAACCATAAGCACCGCACTTTCCCTCCCCCACCACGCGATCTTCCTCGGGGACTGCGCCGATCCCCGATCCGACGGTCTTGACGACGAAACTAGCTCCAGCCTTGACAGCAACAGCAATGGCAACAACTTCTACTATTCGAAGCCCATAATGGTGCTTGACCTCATATGGAACCTGGCCTTTGTAGCGGTCTCAGTGGCGGTGCTATTTTCTGCTTCCAGAGAGAGGCCATCGACCCCTTTGAGGGTTTGGGTGTCCGGCTACTCTTTGCAGTGTCTTTTGCATGTGGGTTTCGTGTATTTTCCGTATCAAAAGAGAATGAGAACTGATCATGATAATGGTGATGGTGGTAGTGTAAGCAATGAGGGTTTACCATACTTGCAGACTCACAGCAG AATCAGTCCTCATTCCATTTTGTTTCCCGACCAAGATGCCCATCAGTTGTCCCAGTGTGTATTTGGTTATATTTGTTTTGTTCATGATCACACTTCTGGCAAAGACAAACTTCAGCCCAAATCAATAAAATGTGTCTTTTTGGGATATTCTAGGCTTCAAAAAG GTACAACACTGGCTCCTGATGACTCTTGCCCTCCTTCATCTTCACCTATTCCGGTCTCGCCTTCAACAGACGATGCTACTCCTCCCATTGCCATCCGAAAAG GATGGTGTAATGCAATGGTTGAAGAGATGACTGCTCTCTATAACAATGACACTTGGGATTTGGTGCCACAACCGAAGGGCAAATCTACTGTTGGCTATCAATGGGTTTATACAGTCAAGGTGGGGTTTGATTGCTAG
- the LOC110656064 gene encoding uncharacterized protein LOC110656064 isoform X7 translates to MDQQATHGVGGAAYSLLRHQTISTALSLPHHAIFLGDCADPRSDGLDDETSSSLDSNSNGNNFYYSKPIMVLDLIWNLAFVAVSVAVLFSASRERPSTPLRVWVSGYSLQCLLHVGFVYFPYQKRMRTDHDNGDGGSVSNEGLPYLQTHSRISPHSILFPDQDAHQLSQCVFGYICFVHDHTSGKDKLQPKSIKCVFLGYSRLQKGYKCYNPLINKYFVSTDVTFFETSSYFSSNTASKVQHWLLMTLALLHLHLFRSRLQQTMLLLPLPSEKTVREALEHSGWCNAMVEEMTALYNNDTWDLVPQPKGKSTVGYQWVYTVKVGFDC, encoded by the exons ATGGACCAGCAAGCTACCCATGGTGTTGGTGGAGCTGCTTATTCTCTACTCCGCCACCAAACCATAAGCACCGCACTTTCCCTCCCCCACCACGCGATCTTCCTCGGGGACTGCGCCGATCCCCGATCCGACGGTCTTGACGACGAAACTAGCTCCAGCCTTGACAGCAACAGCAATGGCAACAACTTCTACTATTCGAAGCCCATAATGGTGCTTGACCTCATATGGAACCTGGCCTTTGTAGCGGTCTCAGTGGCGGTGCTATTTTCTGCTTCCAGAGAGAGGCCATCGACCCCTTTGAGGGTTTGGGTGTCCGGCTACTCTTTGCAGTGTCTTTTGCATGTGGGTTTCGTGTATTTTCCGTATCAAAAGAGAATGAGAACTGATCATGATAATGGTGATGGTGGTAGTGTAAGCAATGAGGGTTTACCATACTTGCAGACTCACAGCAG AATCAGTCCTCATTCCATTTTGTTTCCCGACCAAGATGCCCATCAGTTGTCCCAGTGTGTATTTGGTTATATTTGTTTTGTTCATGATCACACTTCTGGCAAAGACAAACTTCAGCCCAAATCAATAAAATGTGTCTTTTTGGGATATTCTAGGCTTCAAAAAGGTTACAAATGCTACAATCCACttataaataaatactttgtgtcAACTGATGTAACCTTCTTTGAAACATCTTCCTATTTTTCCTCCAACACTGCATCCAAG GTACAACACTGGCTCCTGATGACTCTTGCCCTCCTTCATCTTCACCTATTCCGGTCTCGCCTTCAACAGACGATGCTACTCCTCCCATTGCCATCCGAAAAG ACTGTTAGAGAAGCTTTGGAACATTCAGGATGGTGTAATGCAATGGTTGAAGAGATGACTGCTCTCTATAACAATGACACTTGGGATTTGGTGCCACAACCGAAGGGCAAATCTACTGTTGGCTATCAATGGGTTTATACAGTCAAGGTGGGGTTTGATTGCTAG
- the LOC131179934 gene encoding uncharacterized protein LOC131179934 has translation MQCTDNISEQQRDRFFMVLALIGLRRPDFDSVRDQIITSPVVPTLEDVSAKFLRISLNKNNFSRIESSVLAAQSGNQPRQGTYQSGKGKRLHCTYGDKSNYSRDTCWPLHGQPSCLIQSNNVGRSIAHMAQFGENGILPLHDGKDQVSDSILLNGADYKEYLQYQTAK, from the coding sequence atgcaATGTACTGATAATATTTCTGAGCAACAGCGGGACAGGTTCTTCATGGTTTTGGCATTGATTGGGCTAAGACGACCTGACTTTGATTCTGTTAGAGACCAGATAATAACTAGTCCGGTTGTTCCCACTCTAGAGGATGTGTCTGCCAAGTTTCTACGCATCTCACTCAATAAGAATAATTTCTCTAGAATTGAATCTTCAGTTTTAGCTGCGCAAAGTGGAAATCAACCGAGACAGGGTACTTATCAGAGTGGCAAGGGTAAAAGGCTCCATTGCACTTATGGTGATAAGAGTAATTACAGTCGAGACACTTGTTGGCCCCTTCATGGTCAACCATCATGCCTCATTCAGTCAAATAATGTGGGCCGATCAATTGCTCATATGGCTCAATTCGGTGAAAATGGTATTCTTCCATTACATGATGGAAAGGATCAGGTATCAGATTCTATCCTATTAAATGGAGCTGATTACAAGGAGTATTTGCAATATCAAACAGCCAAATAA